One genomic region from Chrysemys picta bellii isolate R12L10 chromosome 18, ASM1138683v2, whole genome shotgun sequence encodes:
- the TLR4 gene encoding toll-like receptor 4, whose product MFGREALSFSTCFVQSLATLFLSQLMASSLNPCVEETTNITYRCMELNLSGVPDEIPPSTQNLDLSFNPLESLTSNYFSAVPALRFLDLTRCHIQTIEDYAFEDLPNLLTLILTANPLWHLGPKAFYSLTSLQKLVAVEDNISSLADLPIGHLHTLQELNVATNNVDSLKLPKYFSNLTFLRFLSLQSNKISSISIGDLDVLQGEKGLNLTLVLSSNDIKYIQPGSFEGIHLHELSLRACFENTNVMKACIQGLAGLQVHRLVLGEFRNIQRVEDFSNGLLDGLCLVQLQEFVFICFKRFNNGTDTLFDCLVNTSTVRLVDLYLDQVSAVPTASRIHQLECKTCKFSEVPALKLSSFKELRLLRITKSKYLTGFQQKFVDLDNLEILDLSENRLSFIKCCSFHLGGTPKLKHLNLSFNSIISVSEGLPLHELVSLDFQHSKLDNLGTVPVFISLGKLIYLDISYTNTHVESQYVFCGLASLQVLKMAGNSFKDNNLGDSFKNLTQLLTLDVSSCKVIQVSLSTFSSLGKLQTLNISHNKLLTFDHPAYKPLQALTVLDFSSNQLTVLTENAQESLPSSLVHLDLSYNLFVCSCNHLSFLKWAQEHGELLRSTELMVCISPEHLKNASVLNFDLSSCQLSAVLVAVYVGTALAGAVFLFLIYKYYFNLYYGLVLLSGCRRYADRGDTYDAFVIHSSKDIEWVRKELVETLERGVPPFHLCLHYRDFTPGVPIASNIIHEGFLSSRKVIAVISNHFMESKWCSFEFEIAQSWQFMEGRAGIILIVLEEVDKVLLRRKLGLSRYLKRNTYLEWKDREISRHLFWRQLRTALLDGKTEPGRGGN is encoded by the exons GAGACCACCAACATAACTTACAGATGCATGGAGTTGAACCTCTCTGGAGTTCCAGATGAAATCCCACCTTCCACCCAGAACTTGGATCTGAGTTTCAACCCACTGGAGTCACTGACCTCAaattatttctcagcagttcctgcACTGAGGTTTCTGGACCTCACTAG ATGTCACATCCAGACAATTGAAGACTATGCTTTTGAGGATCTTCCTAACTTGCTCACCTTGATTCTGACTGCAAATCCCCTCTGGCACCTGGGACCAAAAGCCTTCTATAGTTTGACATCCCTGCAGAAGCTGGTAGCTGTGGAAGACAACATATCCTCGCTAGCTGACCTGCCCATTGGACATTTACATACTCTGCAGGAGCTGAATGTGGCCACGAACAATGTAGACTCTTTGAAGCTCCCCAAATATTTCTCCAACCTGACGTTTCTCCGATTCCTGAGCCTTCAATCGAACAAGATCTCATCTATCTCCATAGGAGACCTGGATGTTTTGCAAGGAGAGAAGGGGCTCAACCTAACATTAGTGCTGTCTAGCAATGATATAAAATATATTCAGCCAGGCTCCTTTGAGGGGATTCATCTTCATGAGCTGTCTCTGAGGGCTTGTTTTGAGAACACCAATGTTATGAAGGCTTGCATCCAAGGCCTTGCTGGCTTACAGGTCCACAGACTAGTGCTTGGAGAGTTCAGGAACATTCAGAGAGTGGAGGACTTCAGTAATGGGCTCCTGGATGGACTGTGTCTGGTGCAGCTGCAGGAgtttgtgttcatttgcttcAAGAGGTTTAATAATGGCACAGACACTCTCTTCGACTGCCTGGTCAACACCTCCACTGTTCGGCTGGTGGATCTCTACCTCGACCAGGTGTCAGCAGTCCCGACTGCCTCCAGAATACACCAGCTGGAATGCAAGACCTGCAAGTTCAGTGAGGTGCCTGCCCTGAAGCTGTCCTCCTTCAAAGAGCTGAGACTGCTTCGGATCACCAAGAGCAAATACCTCACTGGCTTCCAGCAGAAATTTGTGGATCTGGATAACCTGGAGATCCTGGATCTGAGTGAGAACCGGCTCAGCTTCATCAAATGCTGCTCCTTTCACCTGGGTGGGACTCCAAAGTTGAAGCACTTGAACTTGAGCTTCAACTCCATAATCAGCGTATCCGAAGGCTTGCCGCTCCATGAGCTGGTATCTCTGGACTTTCAGCACTCAAAGCTGGATAATCTTGGCACTGTCCCTGTCTTCATCTCCCTTGGGAAACTCATCTACCTTGATATTTCCTACACCAACACTCACGTCGAGTCCCAGTATGTGTTCTGTGGCTTAGCGTCCCTGCAAGTGCTCAAGATGGCCGGCAACTCCTTTAAGGACAACAACCTGGGCGACAGCTTCAAGAACCTGACCCAGCTGCTCACCCTGGATGTTTCCAGCTGTAAAGTGATACAGGTGTCTCTGAGCACATTTTCTTCCCTTGGTAAATTGCAGACGCTAAACATCAGTCACAACAAGTTGCTGACTTTTGACCACCCAGCCTACAAGCCTCTCCAGGCCCTCACTGTCCTGGACTTTAGCAGCAACCAGCTGACTGTCTTGACAGAAAACGCTCAGGAGAGCCTGCCGAGCAGCTTGGTCCACCTGGACCTCTCTTACAACCTGTTCGTCTGCTCCTGCAACCACCTGAGTTTCCTGAAGTGGGCCCAGGAGCACGGGGAGCTTCTCCGGAGCACCGAGCTGATGGTCTGCATCAGCCCTGAGCATCTGAAGAATGCGAGTGTGCTGAACTTTGACCTCTCCTCCTGCCAACTCAGTGCCGTTCTGGTGGCCGTCTATGTGGGCACGGCCCTCGCCGGAGCTGTGTTCTTGTTCCTCATTTACAAATACTACTTCAACCTGTACTACGGGCTGGTGCTGCTCAGCGGGTGCAGGCGGTACGCGGACAGGGGCGACACCTACGACGCCTTTGTCATCCACTCCAGCAAGGACATTGAGTGGGTGAGAAAGGAGCTGGTTGAGACCTTGGAGCGGGGAGTGCCCCCCTTCCACCTCTGCCTCCACTACCGGGACTTCACGCCAGGGGTGCCCATCGCCTCCAACATCATCCACGAAGGCTTCCTGAGCAGCAGGAAAGTCATCGCCGTCATCTCCAACCACTTCATGGAGAGCAAGTGGTGCAGCTTTGAGTTTGAGATCGCCCAGTCCTGGCAGTTCATGGAGGGCAGAGCTGGCATCATCCTGATTGTCCTGGAGGAAGTGGATAAGGTGCTGCTGAGGCGTAAGCTGGGGCTGTCCCGCTACCTGAAGAGGAACACCTACCTCGAGTGGAAGGACAGGGAAATAAGCAGGCACCTCTTCTGGAGGCAGCTGAGAACGGCCTTGCTAGATGGCAAAACAGAACCAGGAAGGGGGGGAAACTAA